Proteins from a single region of Terriglobales bacterium:
- a CDS encoding SCO family protein produces MTDLRVAFETIGIALAFAFVCTLPLHAQGANAGLEQSAGPTSTQQPSILSKVGIDQHLNDQLPLDLRFRDETGKDVRLGDYFGKRPVILSLVYYTCPMLCGQVLNGMTSALSIVSFDLGKDYDIVTVSINPSETPADASKIKEVYLRRYNRHSPTAAQGWHFLTGQEDQIEKLAAAVGFRYVYDPRIKQYAHASGIQVVTPEGKLSQYYYGIEYSPKDLRLGLIQASQNHIGTVVDALVLYCYHYDPATGHYGAIVMRIVRLSGIATVLLLGGFIFIMVRRDVRAGKIDSGRAA; encoded by the coding sequence ATGACAGATCTTAGAGTTGCATTCGAGACAATTGGCATCGCTTTGGCATTTGCCTTCGTCTGCACCCTTCCCCTGCACGCCCAAGGCGCGAACGCCGGATTAGAGCAGTCCGCCGGCCCGACTTCAACCCAGCAACCCTCGATCCTTTCCAAAGTGGGAATCGATCAGCACTTAAACGATCAGCTTCCGCTCGACCTCCGCTTCCGCGATGAGACCGGCAAGGACGTTCGCCTTGGCGACTACTTCGGCAAGCGCCCGGTGATTCTCTCGCTCGTTTATTACACCTGCCCCATGCTGTGCGGCCAGGTGCTGAACGGCATGACCAGCGCGCTCAGTATCGTCAGTTTCGATTTGGGAAAAGACTACGACATCGTTACCGTCAGCATCAACCCGAGCGAGACGCCTGCCGATGCTTCCAAGATCAAGGAGGTTTATCTACGCCGCTATAACCGGCATTCGCCGACCGCGGCGCAGGGATGGCATTTCCTCACCGGGCAGGAAGACCAGATCGAGAAGCTTGCGGCTGCCGTCGGCTTCCGCTACGTTTACGATCCGCGCATCAAGCAGTATGCGCACGCCAGCGGGATTCAGGTCGTCACGCCCGAGGGCAAGCTGTCGCAGTACTACTACGGAATTGAGTACTCCCCCAAAGATCTTCGTCTCGGATTAATTCAGGCTTCACAGAACCATATTGGCACTGTCGTGGACGCCCTGGTTCTCTACTGCTATCACTACGATCCGGCGACGGGCCACTACGGCGCGATCGTGATGCGCATCGTGCGGCTCTCCGGCATCGCGACCGTGCTTTTGCTCGGAGGATTCATTTTCATTATGGTGAGACGCGACGTGCGCGCCGGGAAAATTGACTCAGGAAGGGCCGCCTAG
- the coxB gene encoding cytochrome c oxidase subunit II has protein sequence MLPRYFPLFPESASTLSTRVDLLYFFILAVTIFFTTLVALLICVFAVKYRKDKHPVPVQIHGSIPLEIFWTLVPLGIAMIIFAWGAVLFFQQRRPPKAAMTIYGVGKQWMWKFEHPGGQREINNLHVPVGYPVRMTLISQDVVHDFYVPVFRTQMDVLPGRYTQVWFQATKPGTYHLFCNQYCGTNHSQMVGEVTAMPYDDYQQWLRGSGAFGSLATEGQKVFASMGCPTCHTGADNARGPNLYNLYGHLARLSDGSAVSVDEAYIRESVLNPSAKIVYGFQNIMPTFQGQLNEDEMIQLIEYIKSLTYNGQLLQLQTNTQQEPPVNLDKIQKGIDVTKPGTNTIQMPRTSAVPPAEPAVEPSPTEPAPRGAVVPGRKNAPAKPNAAGKGAAPQGEQQ, from the coding sequence ATGCTGCCTCGCTACTTTCCGTTGTTCCCGGAATCGGCATCAACGCTGTCAACGCGGGTAGATCTGCTCTACTTCTTCATCCTCGCCGTGACCATCTTCTTTACTACGCTGGTCGCGCTGCTGATCTGCGTCTTCGCCGTCAAATATCGCAAAGACAAGCACCCGGTTCCGGTACAGATCCATGGCTCCATTCCGCTGGAAATTTTCTGGACGCTCGTGCCACTGGGAATCGCCATGATCATCTTCGCCTGGGGCGCGGTGCTCTTCTTCCAACAGCGACGTCCGCCTAAGGCGGCGATGACCATCTACGGCGTGGGCAAGCAGTGGATGTGGAAGTTCGAGCATCCCGGCGGACAGCGCGAGATCAACAACCTGCATGTGCCCGTCGGCTATCCCGTGCGCATGACGTTGATCTCGCAGGACGTGGTCCATGACTTCTACGTGCCCGTTTTCCGCACGCAAATGGACGTGCTGCCCGGGCGCTACACGCAAGTCTGGTTCCAGGCGACCAAGCCGGGCACCTATCATCTATTCTGCAATCAATATTGCGGGACCAACCACTCGCAGATGGTGGGCGAAGTGACCGCCATGCCCTACGACGATTATCAGCAATGGCTGCGCGGCTCCGGAGCTTTCGGGTCACTTGCAACCGAAGGCCAGAAAGTCTTTGCTTCCATGGGATGCCCCACGTGCCACACCGGCGCGGACAACGCGCGCGGTCCGAACCTCTACAACCTCTACGGACACCTTGCGCGCCTCTCTGACGGCAGCGCAGTCTCGGTCGACGAAGCCTATATTCGCGAGTCGGTGCTGAATCCCAGCGCGAAGATCGTTTACGGATTCCAGAACATCATGCCCACGTTCCAGGGGCAGTTGAACGAAGATGAGATGATTCAGCTCATCGAGTACATAAAGTCGCTGACTTATAACGGACAATTACTACAGCTACAAACCAACACGCAGCAGGAGCCGCCGGTAAACCTCGACAAGATTCAGAAGGGTATCGACGTTACTAAACCCGGAACCAACACGATTCAAATGCCGCGCACCAGCGCTGTGCCACCCGCCGAACCGGCCGTTGAGCCGAGTCCGACAGAGCCGGCGCCGCGAGGCGCAGTCGTGCCCGGACGCAAGAACGCTCCGGCGAAGCCAAATGCCGCAGGTAAGGGTGCGGCGCCCCAAGGGGAGCAGCAATGA
- the ctaD gene encoding cytochrome c oxidase subunit I, with translation MSTATVAPAALEMPADTYLNSSFGIKSWFLTKDHKRIAMLYLVSITLFFLFGGTMAILMRLELLTPAGDLFQSDTYNKLFSMHGIVMVFFFLVPSIPATIGNFVLPMMIGARDLAFPKINLASWYIFMIGACFTFSAIISGGVDTGWTFYTPLSTQYLNTHVIAAALGIMIAGFASIFTGLNFIVTTHRMRAPGMTWFRLPLFVWSQYAVSVVMVLATPVLAITLLLVAVERGFHIGIFNPQLGGDPVLFQHMFWFYSHPAVYIMILPGFGVISEIIPCFSRKRIFGYSAVAFSSMAIGVFGFLVWAHHMFVAGISTYSALVFSLLSFIVAIPSAIKVFNWTATMYKGSIHFDTPMLYAIAFIGLFTIGGLTGLFLASLGVDVHVTATYFVVAHFHYVMVGGMLVAYLAGLHFWWPKMTGRMYPEPPAKLSALITFIGFNLTFFPQFVLGYMGMPRRYHVYPPEFQVLNVLSTAGASVLAVGLLMPMFYMLWSLKYGEIAGNNPYRATGLEWQTTSPPPTHNFHETPIVTQEAYDYESLTEEVEVVG, from the coding sequence ATGAGTACCGCAACCGTAGCACCGGCAGCGCTGGAGATGCCGGCCGATACTTATCTAAATTCCAGCTTCGGCATTAAGTCATGGTTTCTGACCAAGGACCACAAGCGTATTGCCATGCTGTACCTGGTGTCGATCACCCTGTTCTTCCTCTTCGGAGGAACCATGGCAATTCTCATGCGTCTCGAATTGCTCACGCCCGCCGGTGACCTGTTCCAGTCTGACACTTACAACAAGCTGTTCAGTATGCACGGCATCGTCATGGTGTTCTTCTTCCTGGTGCCGTCGATTCCGGCGACGATTGGCAATTTCGTATTGCCCATGATGATCGGCGCGCGCGACCTGGCCTTCCCCAAGATCAACCTGGCGAGCTGGTACATCTTCATGATCGGCGCCTGCTTCACCTTCTCCGCGATCATCAGCGGCGGCGTCGATACCGGCTGGACTTTCTATACTCCCCTCAGCACGCAGTACCTGAACACGCATGTGATAGCTGCGGCGCTCGGCATTATGATCGCGGGCTTCGCCTCGATCTTTACCGGGCTGAACTTCATCGTCACTACGCACCGGATGCGCGCGCCGGGCATGACGTGGTTCCGTCTCCCGCTGTTCGTCTGGTCGCAATACGCCGTCAGCGTGGTGATGGTCCTGGCGACTCCGGTGCTGGCGATCACGCTCCTTCTCGTCGCGGTGGAGCGCGGGTTCCATATCGGGATCTTCAATCCGCAGCTTGGCGGAGATCCCGTGCTCTTCCAGCACATGTTCTGGTTCTACTCGCACCCGGCGGTGTACATCATGATCCTGCCCGGGTTCGGCGTGATCAGCGAGATCATCCCCTGCTTCTCGCGCAAGCGCATCTTCGGATACAGCGCAGTGGCCTTCTCCAGCATGGCCATCGGAGTCTTCGGCTTCCTGGTATGGGCGCACCACATGTTCGTCGCTGGAATCTCGACCTACTCCGCTCTGGTCTTCTCGCTGCTCAGCTTTATCGTCGCCATTCCATCGGCCATCAAGGTTTTCAACTGGACCGCTACGATGTACAAAGGATCGATCCACTTTGATACGCCGATGCTCTACGCTATCGCCTTCATCGGCCTGTTCACGATCGGTGGACTCACTGGGCTCTTCCTCGCCAGCCTCGGCGTCGATGTACACGTGACCGCGACTTACTTTGTCGTCGCGCACTTCCATTACGTGATGGTCGGAGGCATGCTTGTTGCGTATCTTGCGGGACTGCATTTCTGGTGGCCGAAGATGACTGGCCGCATGTATCCGGAACCGCCGGCGAAGCTCTCGGCGCTGATCACCTTCATCGGCTTCAATCTGACGTTTTTCCCGCAGTTCGTGCTCGGCTACATGGGCATGCCGCGGCGCTATCACGTCTATCCGCCGGAGTTCCAGGTGTTGAACGTGCTCTCAACCGCAGGGGCGTCGGTGCTCGCCGTCGGTCTGCTGATGCCGATGTTCTACATGCTGTGGTCGCTCAAATATGGCGAGATCGCGGGCAATAATCCGTATCGCGCGACCGGACTCGAGTGGCAGACGACGTCGCCCCCACCGACACACAACTTCCACGAGACGCCGATCGTCACGCAGGAAGCCTACGACTATGAAAGCCTGACCGAGGAGGTCGAAGTTGTCGGATAG
- a CDS encoding cytochrome c oxidase subunit 3 family protein, which translates to MSDSTIAADQLHHHHEPELVEQFDTLEQQKDASQFGMWVFLITEIMFFGGLFAAYLIYRNLYNPAFVIASSSIDVTLGAINTAVLICSSLTMAMSVHSAAVGARKLLIFFLVFTLALGCVFLSIKGVEYHQKWVEHHVPGSHFDFNYERADKGEVLAPPDVASQTSIFFSLYFLMTGMHALHMVIGAGILIALIWKSYRGAYPPHHYTMVENFGLYWHFVDIIWIFLFPLLYLISRSPVH; encoded by the coding sequence TTGTCGGATAGCACAATCGCCGCCGACCAGCTCCATCATCATCACGAACCTGAGCTGGTGGAACAGTTCGATACCCTGGAGCAGCAGAAGGACGCTTCCCAATTCGGGATGTGGGTCTTCCTCATCACCGAAATCATGTTCTTCGGCGGACTGTTCGCCGCTTACCTGATCTATCGCAACCTGTACAACCCTGCCTTCGTCATCGCGAGCTCGTCAATCGATGTCACGCTGGGCGCCATCAACACGGCGGTCCTGATCTGCTCCAGCTTGACTATGGCGATGTCGGTCCACAGCGCCGCGGTGGGCGCGCGCAAGCTGCTGATCTTTTTCCTGGTGTTCACGCTGGCGCTGGGCTGCGTGTTCCTGAGCATCAAAGGCGTCGAGTACCACCAGAAGTGGGTGGAGCACCACGTCCCCGGCTCCCATTTTGATTTTAACTATGAGCGCGCGGACAAGGGCGAAGTCCTCGCTCCGCCGGACGTCGCATCGCAGACGTCGATTTTCTTTTCGCTCTATTTCCTGATGACCGGCATGCACGCGCTGCACATGGTAATCGGAGCCGGAATTCTGATCGCGCTCATCTGGAAGTCGTATCGCGGCGCATATCCGCCGCATCATTACACGATGGTCGAAAACTTCGGACTGTACTGGCACTTCGTGGACATCATCTGGATATTCCTGTTCCCGTTGTTGTACCTGATCAGTCGAAGTCCGGTGCATTAG
- a CDS encoding cytochrome C oxidase subunit IV family protein, with protein MAEHGGEHIVSPTIYVIIWITLLFFTGLTTWVAFYDFGIWNPVIALLIAFTKASLVVLFFMHVKYSNRMIALVVGCGLFFLSILITLSCSDYITRRFS; from the coding sequence ATGGCAGAGCACGGCGGCGAGCATATCGTTTCACCCACGATTTACGTCATCATCTGGATTACCCTCCTCTTCTTCACCGGGCTCACCACTTGGGTCGCATTTTACGACTTCGGCATCTGGAACCCTGTCATCGCCCTGCTGATCGCCTTTACCAAAGCCAGCCTGGTCGTGCTCTTCTTTATGCACGTCAAATACTCGAACCGCATGATCGCTCTCGTGGTGGGTTGTGGGTTGTTTTTTCTATCGATTCTCATAACTCTCAGTTGCTCGGACTACATTACGCGACGGTTTAGCTGA
- a CDS encoding carboxypeptidase-like regulatory domain-containing protein — translation MQKKNLWVVLTIGLMIASFSASIWAADVTARIRGTVTDPSGAVVPGAELTATNVQTGVAYTAKAQSNGNYELLNLPVGTYNLAATAPGFQAFSASGIKLNIDQQYVQDVKLAVGSTGEKVEVVANQVQVDTTSIQLSNVVESKQIVDLPLIGRNWTQLELISPGVQAASDRFGTFSANGSQAQQSSYLINGTDTNDLPLNTALYIPSPDALSQFNLVSSSLNPEYARNSGAIVSASIKNGTNQYHGDVFEFYRDTFLNNHNFFQLTAPKFHQNLFGGTFGGPVLHDKLFFFLSYQGNRASQPQTVANNTVFTSAELAGNWALSPTGSAVNFWNKPDPKTPTDLKSGKSNPIPGSLVAKVGCAPGSTWGDCFQPGGFGTPIVASIPTSAFNPIATALVQKYVPLANAANNQFLFNPTQQTIQDQGIARVDANVTASDQLLGIMVFQHAPSSRTLPFTGATLPGFGDQNKSEVRQYTASWTHLFGSATLNELRLGYSRLNFDAVEPQNPVLPSSVGFQINPQNSKSAGLPLMSVTGMFTLGFSNNGPQPRVDQTYQVTDNFSKIVGNHSYKFGYEGRRFNVDNPFFGNNNGNYSFGGTGGFSTLNAGLDFLLGNPDTYGQGAGGVINANAYEHYLYAQDQWKFRDNLTITYGAGWQVDTPFHNRQFKGEGTNCFIPGQTSTIFPTAPTGLNYPGDKGCNDASGATTAWKDIGPRVGFAYAPNFGFLSGGDSRKLSIRGGYGIYFNRTEEETSLQNLGAPPFGLGSAGAADFTVAPNVSGTPSFANPYVDIDTGQSFTNKFPFTFPSPGQPVDFTPFEPISISLYSPHFRIPYSENFNLTIERQLPSNIVARMSYVGALGRHEQITYEGNPITQAGHDACLASSTCSSAKNRINQSVLFPTHTAFAPGDQIASVGTIDTIGSSNYHSLQLSATKGYTHGLLFQASYTWSHAIDNGSSFENSGFGGANRGYNQFVPGLNIGDSGFDVRHRFVISPVYDIPSWKSLPGLHWLPDVVGKGWEISGIMTFATGFPVDIRTSSGSLSLFCTSNFQFYACPDVPNQVAPIRFEDPRVGKNFWFDPTSFQTEAIGTFGNTHRNPLHGPGINSTDAAIFKNIYFWPGNESRYIQLRLESYNVFNHTNFYNPASVNNISNSITSGTFGRVTSAAPGRQTQLAAKIYF, via the coding sequence ATGCAAAAGAAGAATCTGTGGGTCGTTCTGACAATCGGCCTGATGATCGCAAGTTTCAGTGCATCGATCTGGGCCGCCGACGTAACTGCGCGCATTCGTGGAACGGTTACAGACCCAAGCGGGGCAGTTGTGCCGGGAGCCGAGTTAACCGCGACCAACGTACAGACTGGAGTCGCGTACACCGCCAAGGCGCAAAGCAATGGAAATTATGAGCTTCTCAATCTCCCGGTTGGAACCTATAACCTCGCCGCGACCGCTCCTGGGTTTCAGGCCTTCTCCGCAAGCGGCATCAAGCTGAATATCGATCAACAGTACGTTCAGGATGTGAAGCTCGCGGTCGGCAGCACCGGTGAGAAAGTCGAAGTTGTTGCCAACCAGGTACAGGTCGACACCACAAGCATCCAGCTGAGTAACGTCGTCGAATCCAAGCAAATCGTCGATCTTCCGCTCATCGGCCGCAATTGGACGCAGCTCGAACTCATCTCACCTGGAGTGCAGGCCGCAAGCGACCGCTTTGGCACCTTCTCGGCAAATGGAAGTCAGGCGCAGCAATCGAGCTATCTGATCAATGGCACCGACACAAACGACCTACCTCTGAATACTGCACTTTACATTCCCAGTCCGGACGCGCTTTCTCAATTTAATCTGGTCAGCAGTTCGCTAAATCCGGAGTATGCGCGCAATTCGGGAGCGATCGTCAGCGCCTCAATCAAGAATGGAACGAACCAATACCACGGCGATGTGTTTGAGTTCTATCGAGACACATTCCTGAACAATCACAATTTCTTTCAATTGACCGCTCCCAAATTCCACCAGAACCTGTTTGGCGGAACCTTTGGTGGCCCCGTTCTCCACGATAAGCTGTTCTTTTTCCTGTCGTACCAGGGCAATCGAGCGTCACAGCCGCAGACGGTCGCTAATAACACCGTGTTCACATCCGCAGAGCTCGCCGGCAATTGGGCATTATCACCTACTGGGTCAGCCGTTAACTTCTGGAACAAGCCTGATCCCAAGACTCCGACTGATTTGAAATCTGGTAAGAGCAATCCAATTCCGGGGAGTTTAGTCGCCAAGGTCGGTTGCGCGCCTGGTTCAACTTGGGGAGATTGCTTTCAGCCCGGAGGCTTCGGAACTCCGATCGTAGCTTCTATTCCGACCTCAGCGTTTAATCCCATCGCAACTGCGCTAGTCCAGAAGTACGTACCGCTCGCCAACGCAGCGAACAATCAGTTCCTGTTCAATCCGACGCAGCAAACGATTCAGGATCAGGGCATCGCGAGAGTGGATGCTAATGTGACCGCGAGCGATCAGCTTCTGGGAATCATGGTCTTCCAGCATGCGCCATCGAGCCGCACTCTTCCCTTTACAGGAGCGACTTTGCCGGGCTTCGGAGACCAGAATAAGTCAGAGGTGCGCCAATACACTGCCTCCTGGACCCATCTGTTCGGTTCGGCAACGCTGAACGAACTCCGCCTGGGATATTCGCGGTTGAATTTTGATGCTGTCGAGCCTCAAAATCCTGTGCTTCCGTCTTCCGTTGGCTTCCAGATCAATCCGCAGAACTCCAAGTCGGCGGGTCTGCCGCTGATGAGCGTGACTGGCATGTTCACGTTGGGATTCAGCAATAACGGGCCTCAACCTCGTGTGGATCAGACCTATCAGGTGACGGACAACTTCTCCAAGATCGTCGGCAATCACTCCTACAAATTCGGATACGAAGGGCGGCGATTCAACGTTGACAATCCTTTCTTCGGCAATAACAACGGGAACTATTCCTTCGGCGGAACGGGCGGATTCAGCACGCTAAACGCAGGGCTCGATTTTCTTCTGGGGAATCCCGATACTTATGGCCAGGGAGCAGGAGGCGTAATCAACGCTAACGCTTACGAGCATTACCTCTATGCTCAGGACCAATGGAAGTTCCGCGACAATTTGACCATAACTTACGGAGCGGGATGGCAGGTCGATACTCCGTTCCACAACCGGCAGTTCAAAGGTGAAGGCACCAACTGCTTTATTCCGGGCCAGACCTCAACCATATTCCCGACTGCTCCCACCGGCCTGAACTATCCCGGAGATAAAGGGTGCAACGATGCCAGCGGAGCAACGACCGCTTGGAAGGACATCGGACCCCGCGTTGGCTTCGCCTATGCTCCGAATTTCGGATTCCTTTCCGGTGGCGACTCGCGAAAGCTCTCAATTCGCGGCGGTTATGGGATCTACTTCAATCGTACGGAAGAGGAAACTTCACTGCAGAACCTGGGAGCTCCTCCTTTCGGATTGGGATCGGCAGGCGCTGCTGACTTCACCGTCGCGCCGAATGTTTCGGGAACGCCATCGTTTGCGAATCCGTACGTGGACATCGACACTGGCCAATCATTTACAAACAAATTCCCATTTACTTTCCCATCACCCGGACAGCCGGTCGATTTCACTCCCTTTGAACCGATCAGTATCAGCCTCTACAGCCCACACTTCCGAATCCCGTATTCGGAAAACTTCAATTTGACCATTGAGCGGCAGTTACCAAGCAACATCGTGGCAAGAATGAGCTATGTTGGTGCGCTTGGTCGTCACGAACAGATCACGTACGAAGGCAATCCGATCACGCAGGCCGGGCACGACGCTTGCCTCGCGAGTTCGACTTGCTCCTCGGCTAAGAACCGCATCAATCAATCGGTCTTGTTCCCGACGCATACGGCTTTTGCCCCCGGGGACCAGATAGCCAGTGTTGGCACTATCGACACGATCGGATCTTCCAATTACCATTCGCTGCAATTGAGCGCCACCAAGGGCTATACACATGGACTGCTGTTCCAGGCAAGCTACACCTGGAGCCACGCAATCGACAACGGATCCAGCTTTGAAAACTCCGGATTCGGTGGCGCAAATCGTGGATACAACCAGTTCGTGCCCGGCTTGAACATCGGTGACTCGGGATTTGACGTTCGTCATCGATTCGTCATTAGCCCGGTATACGACATCCCGAGCTGGAAGAGTCTCCCCGGACTGCACTGGCTCCCCGATGTGGTCGGGAAAGGCTGGGAAATTAGTGGAATCATGACCTTTGCCACTGGCTTCCCGGTGGACATCCGCACAAGCTCTGGATCGCTGTCGTTGTTCTGCACGTCCAACTTCCAGTTCTACGCTTGCCCCGATGTTCCGAACCAGGTCGCGCCGATCCGGTTCGAGGATCCGCGCGTGGGAAAGAATTTCTGGTTCGATCCTACGAGCTTCCAGACCGAAGCAATTGGTACCTTCGGGAACACGCATCGAAATCCGCTGCATGGACCGGGTATCAACAGCACAGATGCAGCGATCTTTAAGAATATTTACTTCTGGCCTGGAAATGAGAGCAGGTACATCCAGCTCCGGTTAGAGAGCTACAACGTGTTTAACCATACCAACTTCTACAATCCTGCTTCGGTAAACAACATCTCGAACTCGATCACGAGCGGAACGTTCGGGCGCGTCACCTCTGCGGCTCCCGGACGCCAAACTCAGCTCGCGGCGAAGATTTACTTCTAG